A genomic region of Streptosporangium lutulentum contains the following coding sequences:
- a CDS encoding SRPBCC family protein, whose amino-acid sequence MYSTQVSWHVNAPRSAVYRALLDADAIARWRVPAGMRGHVHEFDAREGGAFRVSLTYDDPSRTGKSASHTDTYHGHFAKLVPDEQVVEVFEFETADPALRGTMTMTTRLADADGGTDVLVVHDGIPDSVPAADNETGTRMALANLAELVESRIA is encoded by the coding sequence ATGTATTCGACACAGGTCTCCTGGCACGTGAACGCACCGCGTTCGGCCGTCTATCGAGCGCTGCTGGACGCGGACGCGATCGCGAGATGGCGGGTACCGGCCGGCATGCGCGGCCACGTCCACGAATTCGACGCCCGCGAGGGCGGCGCGTTCCGGGTCTCGCTCACCTACGACGACCCGAGCCGGACCGGCAAGTCGGCGTCGCACACCGACACCTACCACGGCCACTTCGCGAAGCTCGTGCCGGACGAGCAGGTGGTCGAGGTGTTCGAGTTCGAGACCGCGGATCCCGCGCTTCGCGGAACGATGACGATGACGACCCGTCTCGCCGACGCCGACGGCGGCACCGACGTCCTCGTCGTGCACGACGGGATCCCCGACAGCGTGCCCGCCGCCGACAACGAGACGGGCACGCGGATGGCGCTGGCGAACCTCGCCGAGCTCGTTGAGTCGAGGATCGCCTGA
- a CDS encoding cytochrome P450 has protein sequence MSTTGTQAPDYPFRNPSALAPPQEWADLRQKCPVASIRLASGDEALLLTRYDDVKQVLSDPRFTRQLDAADAARVTANESGGVFGGSGMGVSGDEHRAWRQLVGRAFTAKRVIAMQPRIEAMAGRLVEQMVGRGAPADLVGGVGFPLPVWAICDLLGVPDSDRDRFAHWSDTMLSMTRFTQEEIDAAQEEFTAYLVAHVETKRAEPGDDLISELISIVEGLDGRLTEQLLLRTAKGLLVAGHETTANMIGKMVAMLLADRGRWQALLADRTLIRSAVEEALRFDANPGFGMPRYLSEQVEVAGETLPAGTTVVCSMASANRDERQFEQAGEMRLDRSPNPHVAFGAGPHSCLGQALARTELQTVLKVLLERLPTLELAVPAEELKRREGLVVGGLEEVPVRW, from the coding sequence GTGAGCACCACCGGTACCCAGGCACCTGACTACCCCTTCCGCAATCCCAGCGCGCTGGCGCCGCCGCAGGAGTGGGCCGACCTGCGGCAGAAGTGCCCGGTGGCGTCGATCCGGCTGGCCAGCGGGGACGAGGCGCTGCTGCTGACCCGCTACGACGACGTCAAGCAGGTCCTGTCCGACCCCCGCTTCACCCGCCAGCTCGACGCCGCCGACGCCGCCCGGGTCACCGCCAACGAGTCCGGCGGCGTGTTCGGCGGCAGCGGCATGGGCGTGAGCGGCGACGAGCACCGGGCGTGGCGGCAACTGGTCGGCAGGGCGTTCACCGCCAAGCGGGTCATCGCCATGCAGCCCAGGATCGAGGCGATGGCCGGGCGTCTGGTCGAGCAGATGGTCGGCCGGGGAGCCCCGGCCGACCTGGTGGGCGGCGTCGGTTTCCCGCTGCCGGTGTGGGCCATCTGCGACCTGCTCGGCGTCCCCGACTCCGATCGCGACCGGTTCGCGCACTGGTCCGACACGATGCTCAGCATGACGAGGTTCACCCAGGAGGAGATCGACGCGGCCCAGGAGGAGTTCACCGCCTACCTCGTCGCCCACGTCGAGACCAAGCGCGCCGAACCGGGCGACGACCTGATCAGCGAGCTGATCTCGATCGTCGAGGGGCTCGACGGGCGCCTGACCGAGCAGTTGCTGCTGAGGACGGCCAAGGGCCTGCTGGTGGCCGGGCACGAGACCACCGCCAACATGATCGGCAAGATGGTGGCGATGCTGCTGGCCGACCGCGGCCGCTGGCAGGCGCTGCTGGCCGACCGTACGCTGATCCGCTCGGCGGTGGAGGAGGCCCTGCGCTTCGACGCCAACCCCGGCTTCGGCATGCCCCGCTACCTCAGCGAGCAGGTCGAGGTGGCCGGCGAGACGCTGCCCGCGGGCACCACCGTGGTGTGCAGCATGGCCTCGGCCAACCGGGACGAAAGGCAGTTCGAGCAGGCAGGCGAGATGCGGCTGGACCGCTCGCCCAACCCGCACGTGGCCTTCGGCGCCGGCCCGCACTCCTGCCTGGGCCAGGCGCTGGCCCGCACCGAGCTGCAGACCGTGCTCAAGGTGTTGCTTGAGCGCCTGCCGACGCTGGAGCTGGCCGTCCCCGCCGAGGAGCTCAAGCGCCGCGAAGGGCTCGTGGTCGGCGGCCTGGAGGAGGTGCCGGTGCGGTGGTGA
- a CDS encoding NmrA family NAD(P)-binding protein, with protein sequence MTILVTGATGTVGRHVVGELVQAGRRVRALTRNPVRADLPAGVEVVAGDLTVTDSLVPALDGVTAVHLITFGGDDYGSLRNGQEIVELAVKAGVRKVTVLGGWDEGTLEPAVRTCDLDWTFLQMTEFMANALQWAEAVRTEGTVREPFADATTAMVHEADIAAVAARALVEEGHAGKTYGLTGPERLSTRDKVRLIGEAIGREIRFVELTEEQAREKMAAEGQPEEMIEFLVNVFGNVPEEPNIVNSTVETVTGRPARTFAQWAAEHAGAFRA encoded by the coding sequence ATGACGATTCTGGTGACCGGAGCGACCGGAACCGTCGGCCGCCACGTGGTCGGCGAACTCGTCCAGGCCGGTCGGCGGGTGCGTGCCCTGACCCGCAACCCGGTCAGGGCGGACCTGCCCGCCGGGGTGGAGGTCGTGGCGGGCGATCTCACCGTGACCGACAGTCTCGTGCCCGCGTTGGACGGCGTCACCGCGGTCCACCTGATCACCTTCGGGGGAGACGACTACGGCTCGCTGCGGAACGGCCAGGAGATCGTCGAGCTGGCCGTCAAGGCCGGGGTGCGCAAGGTCACGGTCCTGGGCGGCTGGGATGAGGGGACGCTGGAGCCCGCCGTGAGAACCTGTGACCTGGACTGGACCTTCCTCCAGATGACGGAGTTCATGGCCAACGCGCTGCAGTGGGCCGAGGCCGTCCGCACCGAGGGGACGGTGCGGGAGCCCTTCGCCGACGCCACCACCGCCATGGTCCACGAGGCCGACATCGCGGCCGTGGCGGCCAGGGCGCTGGTGGAGGAGGGACACGCGGGCAAGACCTACGGGCTGACCGGCCCCGAGAGGCTGAGCACCCGCGACAAGGTTCGCCTCATCGGTGAGGCGATCGGCAGGGAGATCCGCTTCGTCGAGCTGACCGAGGAGCAGGCCCGGGAGAAGATGGCGGCCGAAGGGCAGCCGGAAGAGATGATCGAGTTTCTCGTCAACGTCTTCGGCAACGTGCCGGAGGAGCCCAACATCGTCAATTCCACCGTCGAGACGGTCACCGGCCGCCCGGCGCGCACGTTCGCCCAGTGGGCCGCCGAGCACGCCGGCGCCTTCCGCGCCTGA
- a CDS encoding ferredoxin has translation MKVTVDQDKCCGAGQCVLLVPDVFDQGDDDGLVILLDASPAEELHAAVREAVGVCPTSAIKAGM, from the coding sequence ATGAAGGTCACCGTTGACCAGGACAAATGCTGTGGCGCGGGGCAGTGCGTGCTGCTCGTTCCCGACGTGTTCGACCAGGGAGACGACGACGGCCTCGTGATCCTGCTGGACGCCTCGCCCGCAGAGGAGCTACACGCCGCCGTGCGCGAGGCCGTCGGCGTGTGCCCGACCTCCGCGATCAAGGCGGGCATGTAG
- a CDS encoding DUF7824 domain-containing protein, with the protein MNPWDKLRMFIDRKNADVVAARIVELDEEARKEVAERLPEYLKTLRARHEPWESLDDYAEVLRAAGAGVLPGAAAVTSWLSRRDFTPRRGGLYRDTDRLMTVLATRPAEWRADLARRLALKVRTAEDRNLALTLALLRATGVEVPVHDPLVVGWVSVTGRLPVPREDPLFDVMLPRVFDAQGVGRALQWEEPTGVLMSSLRALAAEDGAKRLTLLRGCVNRFLRGGSLTELRFFVRLHEALDPAPHEIEPYARDYLRLLPTAPGPIAELALRHLRTLNGLDPLDLVEGLESVLFRSERKLVRAGLTWLDQSVRLSPSLASQVAGPLGTAFAADSVELREKAVTLAIKHASGMDDEGRATVRDALDVLPYDLRLRAFAVFGGEEPAEPDPEDEFIPPALPRPDAPQRMADPIDSVEGMLSVITGPSEWMAWERLLAGFVALVYRDREGAAAALKPALDGKYDHFYQDSNRYQVRYGGQPPHWNYVDQWLVGAMRSLTGTASAPDAWKHKLPDVSGLSTPCLLLLHRAAEIQMAVEEDVVPPLLLATPTLTTGHVDASELVTRLEIIEAAGAKPLAADLQQALLRLRRDQDPRTAERAGRLSSPAGRLVARWLAGDPLADPAVEIRWSSSDGKVERWLDDGETDNPHEVRFLPSLHAPATGFPLIDLVFRDPPSSSVGIHLTWWAAMFPSHREVAATHLLPHLLRHQWHRSAVRPSHLLQLSRADGPPGAAVSLILGRMLGDPDLPEAVDLLPAMAGRGDLNAAELGRQAALLAKRDQIKLVRLTAALESAASRGAHREVWTAISAALPVLVPRSGRQPLHGLAAFVALGTTTATWCRARGVIPELEAMAARKGSSGVLREARRLHGLLTAEEG; encoded by the coding sequence ATGAATCCGTGGGACAAGCTCCGGATGTTCATCGACCGCAAGAACGCCGACGTCGTCGCGGCCCGGATCGTCGAGCTGGACGAGGAGGCGCGCAAGGAGGTCGCCGAACGCCTTCCCGAATACCTGAAGACCCTGCGCGCCCGGCATGAACCCTGGGAGAGCCTCGACGACTACGCCGAGGTGCTCCGCGCCGCCGGGGCCGGGGTCCTTCCCGGAGCGGCCGCCGTGACGTCCTGGTTGAGCCGCCGCGACTTCACCCCCCGGCGGGGCGGGCTGTACAGGGACACCGACCGCCTCATGACGGTCCTCGCGACCAGGCCGGCGGAGTGGCGCGCCGATCTCGCCCGGCGGCTCGCCCTCAAGGTCCGGACGGCGGAGGACCGCAACCTCGCTCTGACGCTCGCCCTGCTCCGCGCGACCGGGGTCGAGGTCCCGGTTCACGATCCGCTGGTCGTCGGATGGGTGAGCGTCACCGGCAGGCTGCCCGTTCCCCGCGAGGATCCGCTCTTCGACGTGATGCTTCCCCGCGTCTTCGACGCCCAGGGGGTGGGACGCGCCCTGCAGTGGGAGGAGCCCACCGGGGTGCTGATGAGCTCCCTGCGCGCTCTGGCCGCCGAGGACGGGGCGAAACGGCTGACCCTGCTGCGGGGGTGCGTGAACCGGTTCCTGCGGGGCGGCTCGCTGACGGAACTGCGGTTCTTCGTCCGCCTGCACGAGGCTCTCGACCCCGCACCGCACGAGATCGAGCCGTACGCCCGTGACTACCTGCGGCTGCTGCCCACCGCGCCGGGACCGATCGCGGAGCTGGCCCTGCGGCACCTGCGCACGCTGAACGGGCTCGACCCCCTCGACCTGGTGGAGGGACTGGAATCGGTGCTCTTCCGGTCCGAGCGCAAACTCGTGCGCGCCGGACTCACCTGGCTGGACCAGTCGGTACGGCTCTCGCCTTCCCTGGCGAGCCAGGTCGCCGGGCCGCTGGGGACGGCGTTCGCCGCCGACTCCGTCGAACTGCGGGAAAAGGCGGTGACGCTCGCGATCAAGCACGCGAGCGGCATGGACGACGAGGGGCGCGCCACCGTCCGCGACGCGCTCGACGTTCTCCCGTACGACCTCAGGTTGCGCGCCTTCGCGGTCTTCGGCGGGGAGGAGCCGGCCGAACCCGACCCGGAGGACGAGTTCATACCGCCCGCGCTCCCCCGGCCTGACGCCCCGCAGCGGATGGCCGATCCCATCGATTCGGTGGAGGGGATGCTGTCCGTCATCACCGGCCCCAGCGAATGGATGGCGTGGGAGCGGCTGCTGGCCGGCTTCGTCGCTCTCGTGTACCGGGATCGCGAGGGCGCGGCCGCCGCGCTCAAGCCGGCCTTGGACGGGAAATACGACCATTTCTACCAGGACAGCAACCGGTACCAGGTCCGCTACGGGGGCCAACCCCCTCACTGGAACTACGTCGACCAGTGGCTGGTCGGAGCGATGCGTTCCCTGACCGGCACCGCGTCGGCGCCTGACGCCTGGAAGCACAAACTCCCCGACGTCAGCGGTCTCTCCACGCCCTGCCTGCTCCTCCTGCACCGAGCCGCCGAGATCCAGATGGCCGTCGAGGAGGACGTCGTCCCGCCGCTGCTGCTCGCCACCCCCACCCTCACGACCGGGCACGTGGACGCCTCGGAGCTGGTGACGAGGCTTGAGATCATCGAGGCCGCCGGGGCGAAGCCGCTCGCCGCGGACCTGCAGCAGGCCCTCCTCCGGCTACGGAGGGACCAGGACCCGCGAACGGCCGAACGCGCGGGCCGTCTCTCCTCGCCGGCCGGTCGCCTGGTCGCCCGATGGCTGGCCGGGGATCCCCTCGCGGACCCCGCGGTCGAAATCCGCTGGTCCTCCTCCGACGGCAAGGTCGAGCGCTGGCTCGACGACGGTGAGACGGACAACCCTCACGAGGTGAGGTTCCTGCCGTCGCTGCACGCGCCGGCCACCGGGTTCCCGCTCATCGACCTGGTGTTCCGCGATCCTCCGAGCAGTAGCGTGGGCATTCATCTGACGTGGTGGGCGGCGATGTTCCCTTCGCACCGGGAGGTGGCCGCCACCCACCTGCTGCCCCATCTCCTCCGTCATCAGTGGCATCGATCGGCGGTGCGGCCGAGCCATCTTCTCCAGCTCTCCCGCGCCGACGGACCTCCGGGAGCCGCCGTGTCACTCATCCTCGGCCGCATGCTGGGAGATCCCGACCTGCCCGAGGCCGTCGACCTCCTGCCGGCGATGGCGGGCCGCGGTGATCTGAACGCCGCCGAACTCGGGCGGCAGGCGGCCCTGCTGGCCAAACGCGATCAGATAAAGCTCGTGCGCCTGACGGCGGCGCTGGAGTCCGCGGCCTCGCGGGGCGCGCACAGGGAGGTGTGGACGGCGATCTCCGCGGCGTTGCCGGTGCTCGTTCCCCGATCCGGCCGGCAGCCGCTCCACGGGCTCGCCGCGTTCGTGGCGCTGGGGACCACGACCGCGACCTGGTGCCGCGCTCGCGGAGTGATCCCCGAGCTCGAAGCCATGGCGGCACGCAAGGGATCCAGCGGCGTGCTCCGTGAGGCGCGCCGCCTGCACGGCCTGTTGACGGCAGAGGAAGGCTGA
- a CDS encoding SDR family NAD(P)-dependent oxidoreductase — translation MSGRAVLVTGASRGIGRAIATAFAADGDRVAIHHRDSADLAEALRAELPGEGHTTVQADIADPAEVRRMVDEAAKALGGIDVLVNNAGVFFHHPITEVSYEDWQAAWRRTLDTNLVGAANATWCAVRHMKRGGRIVNVSSRGAFRGEPDGPAYGASKAGMNALGQSLAIALAPHGITVGTVAPGFVETDMTNEHLKAPRGDAIRAQSPFGRVAMPEEIAAAALYLASPAAEWASGTIIDLNGASYLRS, via the coding sequence ATGAGCGGACGAGCAGTACTGGTCACCGGGGCATCACGAGGAATCGGACGGGCGATCGCGACGGCCTTCGCGGCCGACGGCGACCGGGTCGCGATCCACCATCGCGATTCGGCGGACCTGGCCGAAGCGCTCCGCGCCGAACTGCCGGGAGAGGGTCACACGACCGTCCAGGCCGACATCGCCGACCCCGCCGAGGTGCGGCGCATGGTCGACGAGGCGGCGAAGGCACTCGGCGGGATCGACGTTCTGGTCAACAACGCGGGGGTCTTCTTCCACCACCCGATCACCGAGGTCTCCTACGAGGACTGGCAGGCCGCGTGGCGCAGGACGCTTGACACCAACCTCGTGGGCGCGGCCAACGCCACCTGGTGCGCCGTACGGCACATGAAGCGTGGCGGCAGGATCGTCAACGTCTCGTCGCGCGGCGCCTTCCGCGGCGAGCCGGACGGTCCCGCCTACGGGGCGAGCAAGGCGGGGATGAACGCCCTGGGCCAGTCGCTCGCCATCGCCCTGGCTCCGCACGGCATCACCGTGGGCACGGTCGCACCCGGCTTCGTCGAGACCGACATGACGAACGAGCACCTCAAGGCGCCGCGGGGTGACGCGATCCGGGCTCAGAGCCCCTTCGGGAGAGTGGCCATGCCCGAGGAGATCGCGGCCGCGGCGCTGTATCTCGCGTCACCGGCGGCCGAGTGGGCCAGCGGCACCATCATCGACCTGAACGGCGCCTCCTACCTGCGGAGCTAG
- a CDS encoding family 16 glycoside hydrolase, producing MRGNTTARRLGRGALSAMSIVVALTAGFGVVPAMAAGGDPADTVVLSEDFSSGKLPEGWTGHLGTWQVKDGRLEGTSVNGQRARITFGTSYENYRFEAEANFLQVADESRWLNLAADFHGAEDYGSVFVVRSNTKLRNGLEYAVKKTAGGAYTSPTVAAAGAALNTGETHALSLEVRGTRAVLSVDGVESLSTNDLFRTDGTLGLVINNATVAFDDIKVTRLAPEATAPGAPTGLRVSQKDTQATLAWSAPADAGETSGGEAATVTGYEVAIGAAGAGADGLTWSPEAGTSHTFTNLAPGAYTMWVRALNDAGKTGEPARANASPGVPTIKGFARTLNGGAWSTSHVQGIAVDQAKGYIYYSFTTLLVKTDLQGNIVGTLGGFTGHLGDLDVNKADGRVYGSLEYKAQKAFYIAIIDVDAIDRVGMQAQNSDVMRTVYLNEVVADFTADMDGNGVFDGDTANTPDHRYGSSGIDGVSFGPKFGRTGGTQYLTVAYGVYSNVGRTDNDHQVLLQYDTSDWAGYEKPLVETAPHHSGPERVSGKYFVYTGNTTYGVQNLEYDDFLRRWFMGVYVGVKPAFPNYGLFAVDAATQPVLGELAGTGGDRGLLIALAKDGRTDEATGIRGWVQKADVGIESLGDGLFYLSRDSSQNGLQTSDITLHRWVGGTGTPFAPVTSESELHRAPVMTSPAPAEGKAGRSYSHTFTASAFPKARFTVTGGKPPRGLKLDGESGVLSGVPLKAERVTFTVTAANGVNPAARQEVVIKISPAKGDGDDHGHGNGGHGNDNDHGHDNDHGNGHGHGNDHGHGHGNGHGDGKGSSHDR from the coding sequence GTGCGCGGTAACACGACGGCACGCAGACTTGGGAGAGGGGCGTTGTCGGCGATGTCGATCGTCGTCGCCTTGACGGCGGGGTTCGGCGTCGTCCCGGCCATGGCGGCCGGCGGCGACCCCGCCGACACGGTGGTCCTCAGCGAGGACTTCTCCTCGGGAAAGCTCCCCGAGGGATGGACCGGCCATCTCGGCACCTGGCAGGTCAAGGACGGCCGTCTTGAGGGCACCTCGGTGAACGGCCAGCGTGCCCGCATCACGTTCGGCACGAGTTACGAGAACTACAGGTTCGAGGCCGAAGCGAACTTCCTGCAGGTGGCGGACGAGTCTCGCTGGCTCAACCTGGCCGCGGACTTCCACGGCGCCGAGGACTACGGTTCGGTGTTCGTGGTGCGCAGTAACACCAAGCTGCGCAACGGTCTCGAGTACGCGGTGAAGAAGACCGCCGGCGGGGCGTACACGTCGCCCACCGTCGCCGCCGCGGGCGCCGCCCTCAACACCGGCGAGACACACGCGCTCTCGCTTGAGGTGCGCGGTACCCGTGCCGTCCTCTCGGTCGACGGCGTCGAGTCCCTGTCGACGAACGATCTCTTCCGCACCGACGGGACCCTCGGCCTCGTCATCAACAACGCCACGGTCGCCTTCGACGACATCAAGGTCACCCGGCTCGCCCCCGAGGCGACCGCGCCGGGCGCGCCGACGGGACTGCGCGTCTCGCAGAAGGACACCCAGGCCACACTGGCGTGGTCCGCGCCCGCCGACGCGGGTGAGACCTCCGGCGGGGAGGCCGCGACCGTCACCGGCTACGAGGTCGCGATCGGCGCCGCCGGAGCCGGGGCCGATGGTCTGACCTGGTCTCCCGAGGCCGGGACCTCGCACACCTTCACGAACCTCGCGCCCGGCGCCTACACGATGTGGGTGCGCGCCCTCAACGACGCGGGCAAGACGGGGGAGCCCGCCCGCGCGAACGCGTCGCCGGGCGTGCCCACGATCAAGGGCTTCGCCAGGACGCTCAACGGCGGGGCCTGGAGCACCAGCCACGTGCAGGGCATCGCCGTCGACCAGGCGAAGGGCTACATCTACTACTCGTTCACCACCCTGCTCGTGAAGACCGATCTCCAGGGCAACATCGTCGGAACCCTGGGCGGGTTCACGGGACACCTCGGCGACCTCGACGTCAACAAGGCCGACGGACGCGTCTACGGCTCGCTCGAGTACAAGGCGCAGAAGGCGTTCTACATCGCGATCATCGATGTCGACGCGATCGACAGGGTGGGGATGCAGGCGCAGAACTCCGACGTCATGCGGACCGTCTACCTCAACGAGGTGGTCGCCGACTTCACGGCCGACATGGACGGCAACGGCGTCTTCGACGGCGACACGGCCAACACCCCCGACCACCGCTACGGCAGCAGCGGTATCGACGGTGTCAGCTTCGGACCGAAGTTCGGCAGGACCGGCGGCACGCAGTATCTGACGGTGGCCTACGGCGTCTACTCGAACGTCGGCCGCACCGACAACGACCACCAGGTGCTGTTGCAGTACGACACGAGCGACTGGGCCGGCTACGAGAAGCCGCTCGTCGAGACGGCTCCTCACCACAGCGGTCCGGAGCGTGTTTCGGGCAAGTACTTCGTCTACACCGGCAACACCACGTACGGCGTGCAGAACCTGGAGTACGACGACTTCCTGCGGCGCTGGTTCATGGGCGTGTACGTGGGCGTCAAGCCGGCCTTCCCGAACTACGGGCTCTTCGCGGTGGACGCCGCGACCCAGCCCGTACTCGGCGAGCTCGCCGGCACCGGCGGAGACCGGGGCCTTCTGATCGCACTGGCCAAGGACGGGCGCACGGACGAGGCCACAGGCATCCGCGGCTGGGTCCAGAAGGCCGACGTGGGTATCGAGTCGCTCGGCGACGGGCTGTTCTACCTCTCCCGCGACAGCTCCCAGAACGGGCTGCAGACCTCCGACATCACGCTCCACCGATGGGTCGGCGGCACCGGCACGCCGTTCGCGCCGGTGACCAGCGAGAGCGAGCTGCACCGCGCACCGGTCATGACCTCGCCGGCTCCGGCCGAGGGCAAGGCCGGTCGGTCCTACTCCCACACCTTCACGGCGTCGGCGTTCCCCAAGGCGAGGTTCACGGTCACCGGGGGCAAGCCGCCCCGGGGGCTCAAGCTCGACGGCGAGTCCGGCGTGCTCTCGGGCGTGCCGCTGAAGGCGGAGCGCGTCACGTTCACCGTCACCGCCGCGAACGGGGTCAACCCGGCCGCCAGGCAGGAGGTCGTCATCAAGATCTCACCCGCCAAGGGCGACGGCGACGACCACGGCCACGGGAACGGCGGCCACGGGAACGACAACGACCACGGTCACGACAACGACCACGGGAACGGCCACGGCCATGGGAACGACCACGGCCACGGCCATGGGAACGGCCACGGTGACGGGAAGGGTTCCAGCCACGACCGGTGA
- a CDS encoding SDR family oxidoreductase — protein MGRPSDLAAAAAFLLSGDAEWVNGQTWSIDGGGSLHD, from the coding sequence CTGGGCAGGCCGTCCGACCTGGCCGCGGCGGCGGCGTTCCTGCTGTCCGGCGACGCCGAGTGGGTCAACGGTCAGACGTGGTCCATCGACGGCGGCGGCTCCCTGCACGACTGA
- a CDS encoding acyltransferase family protein — MASNPSRLAWLDALRGPAALAVALHHSAWTFIPGVWAVVDRRIDVGTWGVFVFFMVSGYIIPASLERGGDVRAFWVGRAFRLLPLLLAALGLALLLAYGGAFALHPGLSSRPLPLVVLGNVTMLQELLGVPAVVNVMWTLSYEVAFYLLVAGLFTLRQAHRSSTIATVLALLAVLLGFLIPGPVINGRADLVAALLGVAVVVAVVVSAWGRGGTRTAAAVTGGLLGLALVILGSRIGPWQGLIILAMMFAGTAVYRAEQGAIRWRTAVATVLAVLACGIFAKDDPGWAPAILLAAGFFAGAFALRHRPFPRWLTHLGVISFSLYLLHPLLLQVSPNLPVFFLILVALGYLTHRLIEVPAQRLGRRLARRSPRESALGGPPDGAPRTPVAGARNA, encoded by the coding sequence ATGGCCTCCAATCCCTCTCGGCTGGCCTGGCTGGACGCCCTGCGCGGACCCGCCGCGCTGGCCGTCGCGCTGCACCACTCCGCCTGGACCTTCATCCCGGGTGTCTGGGCCGTGGTGGACCGCCGAATCGACGTCGGCACCTGGGGCGTCTTCGTGTTCTTCATGGTCAGCGGCTACATCATCCCCGCCTCCCTGGAACGGGGCGGTGACGTGCGAGCCTTCTGGGTCGGCCGGGCGTTCCGCCTCCTGCCCCTGCTGCTCGCCGCGCTCGGCCTGGCGCTCCTCCTCGCGTACGGCGGCGCGTTCGCCCTCCACCCGGGGCTGAGCTCGCGGCCCCTGCCCCTGGTGGTCCTCGGGAACGTGACGATGCTGCAGGAACTGCTCGGCGTGCCCGCCGTCGTCAACGTGATGTGGACGCTCTCCTACGAGGTGGCGTTCTACCTGCTGGTGGCCGGGCTGTTCACCCTGCGGCAGGCGCACCGGTCGTCCACGATCGCGACCGTCCTGGCGCTGCTGGCCGTACTCCTCGGATTCCTGATCCCGGGTCCGGTCATCAACGGCCGCGCCGACCTGGTCGCCGCGCTCCTCGGCGTCGCGGTCGTCGTGGCCGTCGTCGTGTCGGCCTGGGGGCGCGGGGGGACGCGTACGGCCGCCGCGGTGACGGGGGGTCTCCTCGGCCTGGCGCTGGTGATCCTGGGCAGCCGCATCGGCCCGTGGCAGGGCCTGATCATCCTGGCCATGATGTTCGCCGGCACGGCCGTGTACCGCGCCGAGCAGGGGGCGATCCGGTGGCGTACCGCCGTCGCCACCGTGCTGGCGGTCCTGGCCTGCGGGATCTTCGCCAAGGACGATCCCGGCTGGGCGCCGGCGATCCTGCTGGCCGCCGGCTTCTTCGCGGGCGCGTTCGCGTTGCGGCACAGGCCGTTCCCCCGGTGGCTCACCCACCTCGGAGTGATCAGCTTCTCCCTCTACCTGCTCCATCCGCTCCTGCTGCAGGTGAGCCCGAACCTTCCCGTGTTCTTCCTCATCCTGGTGGCGCTCGGTTACCTGACCCACCGCCTGATCGAGGTTCCCGCCCAGCGTCTCGGCAGACGGCTGGCCCGGCGTTCCCCGAGGGAATCCGCCCTGGGAGGCCCGCCGGACGGGGCGCCGCGGACGCCGGTCGCGGGAGCGCGGAACGCGTGA
- a CDS encoding TetR family transcriptional regulator, with product MVTVAGKTERASKPERAGRTGRARETREAILDAAERLFAEHGVGEVSNRQICEAAGQGNNFAVGYHFGTKADLVRAIVRRYNAEMEQRRLRMLAELTDSSDLREWISCLVLPATGHLDALGVPSWRARFMAQANTEPALRQIVIEEAVATPSMRRNLDGMFRLLPGLPEEVRQERAGMSRMLTVYALAERERALHEGDPTTRTTWEDTAVGLIDALVGLWPAPVTIPR from the coding sequence GTGGTGACGGTGGCGGGCAAAACCGAGCGGGCGAGCAAACCCGAGCGGGCGGGCAGGACCGGGCGGGCGCGGGAGACGCGCGAGGCCATCCTCGACGCCGCCGAACGCCTGTTCGCCGAGCACGGGGTCGGGGAGGTGTCCAACCGCCAGATCTGCGAGGCGGCCGGGCAGGGCAACAACTTCGCGGTCGGCTACCACTTCGGCACCAAGGCCGACCTGGTGCGCGCGATCGTGCGCCGTTACAACGCGGAGATGGAGCAGCGGCGCCTGCGGATGCTGGCCGAGCTCACCGACTCCTCCGACCTGCGCGAATGGATCTCCTGCCTGGTACTGCCCGCCACCGGCCACCTCGACGCGCTGGGCGTGCCGAGCTGGCGGGCCCGCTTCATGGCGCAGGCCAACACCGAGCCCGCCCTGCGCCAGATCGTCATCGAGGAGGCCGTCGCCACGCCGTCCATGCGGCGCAACCTCGACGGCATGTTCCGGCTGCTGCCCGGCCTGCCGGAGGAGGTGCGCCAGGAACGCGCCGGCATGAGCCGAATGCTCACCGTGTACGCCCTGGCCGAACGCGAACGCGCCCTGCACGAGGGCGATCCCACGACGCGGACCACCTGGGAGGACACCGCCGTCGGCCTCATCGACGCGCTGGTCGGCCTGTGGCCGGCGCCCGTCACCATCCCTCGATAA